Proteins from a single region of Pseudarthrobacter sp. NIBRBAC000502772:
- a CDS encoding DUF4233 domain-containing protein, translated as MAKLTKAQREWRPGMPKKRRSTKVMFASTVLLLEAFVVFFATLAVFGLRRGEFPPALILGIGIALSVVMILACAVLSKPWGVGLGWILQIVLILTGIVEPMMFLVGGLFGLAWWYGIRTGIRIDSEAAKRERDQAEWNASHGDTPEAS; from the coding sequence GTGGCGAAGCTGACCAAAGCGCAGCGCGAGTGGCGCCCGGGAATGCCCAAGAAGCGCCGGTCCACCAAGGTGATGTTTGCCTCCACCGTCCTGCTGCTTGAAGCGTTTGTGGTCTTTTTCGCAACGCTGGCCGTCTTTGGACTTAGGCGCGGCGAGTTTCCGCCGGCGCTGATCCTGGGCATCGGCATCGCACTGAGCGTGGTGATGATCCTGGCCTGCGCGGTGCTATCCAAGCCCTGGGGCGTGGGACTGGGCTGGATCCTGCAGATTGTGCTGATCCTGACGGGCATCGTTGAGCCCATGATGTTCCTTGTGGGCGGGCTGTTCGGCCTGGCCTGGTGGTATGGGATCCGCACCGGCATCCGGATCGACTCCGAAGCCGCAAAGCGCGAACGCGACCAGGCCGAGTGGAACGCGTCGCACGGGGACACCCCGGAAGCCTCGTAG
- a CDS encoding vitamin K epoxide reductase family protein produces the protein MPSISSHGTDTPAASPPAEPLAATPGSVPPMARNRPFGWLLVITGAIGWLASGALVLEKLAVLEDPNHVTACDVNPWISCGQVMQTWQSSAFGFPNMFIGIVAFAVIITVGMALLSGATFARWYWAGLQAGVTLGFAFVVWLWSQALYDIHILCPFCMIVWAAMIPLFVWVTIRNVVHGIIPVPSGAARVLGESGWIITALLYVAVIASIFFAFIQVFAGTSGF, from the coding sequence ATGCCCAGCATTTCCTCCCACGGCACCGACACGCCGGCTGCCTCCCCTCCTGCGGAGCCGTTAGCCGCCACGCCCGGGAGCGTGCCGCCGATGGCACGCAACCGGCCCTTCGGGTGGCTATTGGTCATCACCGGCGCCATCGGCTGGCTGGCCTCCGGAGCGCTGGTCCTGGAAAAGCTCGCTGTCCTCGAGGATCCGAATCACGTAACGGCCTGCGACGTTAATCCGTGGATCTCCTGCGGCCAGGTTATGCAGACGTGGCAGAGCTCGGCGTTCGGGTTCCCTAACATGTTCATTGGCATCGTGGCGTTCGCCGTCATCATCACAGTGGGCATGGCCCTGCTCTCCGGCGCCACGTTCGCACGCTGGTACTGGGCAGGACTCCAGGCCGGCGTCACGCTCGGCTTCGCGTTTGTGGTGTGGCTCTGGTCCCAGGCCCTCTACGACATCCACATCCTGTGCCCGTTCTGCATGATTGTCTGGGCCGCGATGATCCCGCTCTTCGTCTGGGTAACCATCCGAAACGTCGTCCACGGCATCATCCCCGTCCCCTCAGGTGCAGCACGCGTGCTGGGCGAATCAGGCTGGATCATCACGGCGTTGCTGTACGTGGCAGTCATCGCCAGCATCTTCTTCGCGTTCATCCAGGTGTTTGCCGGAACCTCAGGCTTCTAA
- the ndk gene encoding nucleoside-diphosphate kinase: protein MTIERTLVLIKPDGVARNLSGAILGRIEAKGYTLAELKKVDASRELLEQHYEEHVGKPFYEPLVEFMLSGPVVAAIFEGHRVIEGFRSLAGTTDPTTAAPGTIRGDFGRDWGLKVQQNLVHGSDSVDSAEREIKIWFQD from the coding sequence ATGACCATTGAGCGCACCCTGGTACTGATCAAGCCCGACGGCGTTGCCCGCAACCTCAGCGGCGCCATCCTGGGCCGCATTGAGGCCAAAGGCTACACCCTCGCCGAACTGAAGAAGGTTGACGCCAGCCGGGAACTGCTGGAGCAGCACTACGAAGAACACGTGGGCAAGCCGTTCTACGAGCCCCTCGTTGAATTCATGCTCAGCGGACCGGTGGTGGCCGCGATCTTCGAAGGCCACCGCGTCATTGAAGGCTTCCGGTCCCTGGCCGGCACTACGGATCCCACCACTGCGGCTCCCGGCACCATCCGTGGCGACTTCGGCCGCGACTGGGGCCTGAAGGTCCAGCAGAACCTGGTCCACGGCTCTGACTCCGTGGACTCGGCCGAGCGCGAAATCAAGATCTGGTTCCAGGACTAA